The following are encoded in a window of Flavobacterium psychrotrophum genomic DNA:
- a CDS encoding DNA-3-methyladenine glycosylase, translating to MKLQLPYYLNREVIFIAKDLLGKVLFTQIDGQITAGVIVETEAYYGVEDKASHAYGGRHTNRTQTLYSQGGIAYVYLCYGIHYLFNVVTSVNGEPHAVLIRGVEPLIGKDIIELRRNMPATKAAVSAGPGSAAKALGIDRSFNGKDLTGDEVWIEDHGVRYPPGDIVACPRVGVAYAQEHADLPWRFFVKGNKYVSKPNKM from the coding sequence TTGAAGTTACAACTACCGTACTACCTGAACAGGGAGGTGATTTTTATTGCTAAAGACCTCTTAGGGAAAGTGCTTTTTACACAAATAGATGGGCAAATAACCGCCGGTGTTATAGTAGAAACCGAAGCCTATTATGGCGTAGAAGATAAAGCATCTCACGCTTACGGGGGCCGGCACACGAATCGGACTCAAACATTATACAGCCAGGGCGGAATTGCTTATGTTTATTTATGCTATGGTATCCATTACCTGTTTAATGTTGTAACCTCTGTTAACGGGGAGCCACACGCGGTATTAATCCGGGGTGTTGAACCTCTTATTGGGAAAGATATAATTGAATTGAGAAGAAATATGCCCGCTACAAAAGCTGCTGTTTCAGCAGGTCCCGGCTCAGCTGCAAAAGCACTGGGTATCGACCGCTCGTTTAATGGAAAAGATTTAACCGGCGATGAAGTATGGATCGAAGATCATGGTGTTCGGTATCCGCCCGGCGATATCGTTGCCTGCCCACGCGTAGGTGTCGCCTACGCCCAGGAGCACGCTGATTTGCCATGGCGGTTTTTTGTAAAGGGGAATAAATATGTCAGTAAACCCAATAAAATGTAA
- a CDS encoding Gfo/Idh/MocA family protein gives MKIYNIGIIGYGGFGRFLHHWWNALEGVEVVAISGTNLEDAEPGDVKLYDNWEDLIENEDIDIVSIATPPSLHVEMACAAMRHNKHVLLEKPVALSNEGVEEILRVQKETGMIITVDHMLRYDPIVKSLMQLSKDETFGKLRHVVVSNYAQDGSLPAEHWFWDKAIAGGIFIEHAVHFFDIVNALTNQKVVRVSGCTHNRNEQQEDQVAATVLYNDGLIATHYHSFSGPGFFEQTTIRLTYDLARIEVEGWIPMEGRFQALVNKSGRESLNILPGLNLDKSTPISELTDISRPEGWGSLAGEPQNTVRCGGIDYAVDDLVTGTFKLPQTKSEIYGSCVQQILSDVIKKIENPDHILNVTLQDAHESLKIAVLADQSAHKGNK, from the coding sequence ATGAAAATATACAACATCGGAATTATTGGTTATGGCGGTTTTGGCAGATTCTTACACCATTGGTGGAATGCGCTTGAAGGCGTAGAGGTTGTTGCGATTTCGGGCACTAATCTCGAGGATGCTGAACCCGGGGATGTAAAGCTGTACGATAACTGGGAAGACCTGATTGAAAATGAAGATATAGATATTGTCAGCATAGCGACTCCTCCTTCCCTCCACGTTGAAATGGCCTGTGCAGCGATGCGTCACAATAAACATGTTTTACTTGAAAAGCCGGTTGCGCTGAGCAACGAGGGGGTTGAAGAAATACTCCGGGTACAAAAGGAGACAGGAATGATCATTACGGTAGATCACATGCTGCGTTATGACCCTATTGTCAAGTCGTTAATGCAGTTAAGTAAAGATGAAACCTTTGGGAAGTTGAGGCATGTGGTTGTGAGTAACTACGCGCAGGACGGATCGCTGCCTGCTGAACACTGGTTTTGGGATAAAGCCATTGCAGGCGGGATATTTATAGAACATGCCGTACACTTTTTTGATATTGTAAATGCGCTGACCAACCAGAAAGTAGTCCGTGTTTCCGGCTGCACGCACAACAGGAATGAGCAGCAGGAAGATCAGGTCGCTGCAACGGTACTTTATAACGATGGATTAATAGCGACCCATTACCATTCATTTTCGGGTCCCGGTTTTTTCGAACAGACCACAATACGCCTTACCTACGACCTTGCCAGGATAGAAGTTGAAGGGTGGATCCCGATGGAGGGCAGGTTTCAGGCACTTGTAAATAAATCAGGCAGAGAAAGCCTGAATATCCTGCCCGGACTGAACCTCGATAAATCAACACCAATTTCAGAACTTACCGATATATCACGTCCTGAAGGTTGGGGAAGTTTAGCAGGCGAACCTCAAAATACGGTGCGCTGTGGGGGAATAGATTACGCTGTAGACGATTTGGTAACGGGAACCTTTAAACTACCCCAAACAAAGTCAGAAATATATGGCTCATGTGTACAGCAAATTTTATCGGACGTTATAAAGAAAATCGAAAATCCGGATCACATTCTTAACGTTACACTACAAGACGCGCACGAAAGCCTTAAAATTGCCGTACTGGCCGACCAATCTGCTCATAAGGGAAATAAATAA
- the uvrA gene encoding excinuclease ABC subunit UvrA: protein MDKGLTQNEFAGYIKVRGAREHNLKNVDLDVPRNAFVVFTGISGSGKSSLAFGTLYAEAQRRYLESVSPYARRLFNQMSIPEVDEIEGLPPAIALQQQRSSGSTRSSVGSVTTVSNLLRMLYSRAGDYPKGQGILYAESFSPNTPEGACPQCHGLGRVYEVTERSMVPDDSLTIRERAIAAWPTAWGGQNQRDILITMGYDVDVPWRDLPKETRDWILFTEEQPVVPVYPGLSREQVQKAIRNKIPPDYMGTFTGVKRHVMHTFANTQSQLMKKRAAQFMLSSECPLCHGKRLRVESLSVKFAGLDITEMSRQPLEKLAAIFTPFAKAGNHSGSASPERLIVAQRIAEDLVARLAIMLDLGLGYLTVERSTPTLSPGELQRLRLATQVRSNLFGVVYVLDEPSAGLHPADTEALLRALDKLKDSGNSLFVVEHEIDVIKHADWIVDVGPAAGENGGKVLYSGPPDGLKMVKESVTRHYIFDDTPKNTPAPRTANNWLQLQDVSRNNLINVSVQFPLGVFTSVTGVSGSGKSSLVSQVLVELVANHLGLKIEVEADETENPLEQNIVETTGGTITDGMQHIKRLVVVDQKPIGRTPRSNLATYTGLFDHVRKLFAGTKLAKSRKYDAGRFSFNVAKGRCPHCQGEGFVMVELLFLPSVYTPCPTCHGTRYNPKTLEVTYKDNNIAQVLGMTVDAACTFFDEVPQIYHALDVLRQVGLGYLRLGQSATELSGGEAQRIKLATELQRTQYGNTLYILDEPTTGLHPSDVEKLMIQLNGLVDAGNTVIVVEHDMQVIAASDWVIDIGPGAGDRGGTIVAAGIPADIVKAKDSRTAPYLAGFI, encoded by the coding sequence ATGGACAAAGGACTTACACAAAACGAATTTGCAGGGTATATAAAAGTTAGGGGAGCGAGAGAACACAATCTTAAAAACGTTGACCTTGACGTTCCGCGCAATGCTTTTGTAGTTTTTACGGGTATATCGGGTTCAGGAAAATCATCACTGGCCTTCGGTACGCTGTATGCCGAGGCGCAAAGACGTTATCTGGAATCGGTTTCGCCCTATGCCCGCAGGTTGTTTAACCAAATGTCGATACCCGAGGTGGATGAGATAGAAGGCCTGCCGCCCGCGATTGCCTTGCAGCAGCAACGCAGCTCCGGCAGTACGCGTTCTTCGGTAGGAAGTGTTACCACAGTTTCTAATTTACTCAGGATGCTGTATTCCCGTGCGGGTGACTATCCTAAAGGGCAGGGCATACTGTATGCAGAGTCATTTTCTCCCAATACGCCCGAAGGTGCCTGCCCACAGTGCCACGGCCTGGGCAGGGTATATGAGGTTACCGAAAGATCTATGGTGCCCGATGATTCGCTTACCATCCGCGAACGCGCAATAGCCGCATGGCCTACCGCATGGGGCGGGCAAAACCAGCGTGATATATTAATAACAATGGGCTATGATGTAGATGTGCCCTGGCGCGACCTTCCCAAAGAAACACGCGACTGGATCTTATTTACCGAGGAGCAGCCTGTAGTGCCGGTATACCCGGGGCTTAGCCGCGAGCAGGTGCAAAAAGCCATTAGAAATAAAATACCGCCCGATTATATGGGCACTTTTACAGGGGTTAAGCGCCACGTAATGCACACTTTTGCCAACACCCAAAGCCAGCTCATGAAAAAGCGGGCGGCGCAATTTATGCTTAGCAGCGAATGCCCGTTGTGCCATGGCAAGCGTTTGCGGGTTGAGTCGCTATCTGTAAAATTTGCAGGGCTTGATATTACTGAGATGTCACGCCAGCCACTGGAAAAATTGGCCGCTATTTTCACTCCGTTTGCAAAAGCCGGTAATCATTCTGGTTCTGCTTCACCCGAAAGGCTAATTGTTGCCCAGCGCATTGCCGAAGACCTTGTGGCGCGCCTTGCTATCATGCTTGACCTGGGCTTGGGTTACCTGACTGTAGAACGCAGTACCCCAACGCTTTCTCCAGGCGAATTGCAACGCCTGAGGCTTGCTACACAGGTGCGCTCCAACCTGTTTGGCGTGGTGTATGTTTTAGATGAGCCTTCTGCGGGATTGCACCCAGCAGATACCGAAGCACTGTTGCGGGCATTGGATAAACTGAAAGATTCCGGCAACTCACTCTTTGTGGTAGAACATGAAATAGATGTGATTAAACACGCCGACTGGATTGTAGATGTGGGCCCTGCTGCCGGTGAAAATGGCGGGAAGGTTTTATACAGCGGCCCACCGGACGGATTAAAGATGGTAAAAGAATCGGTTACGCGTCATTATATTTTTGATGATACGCCTAAAAACACGCCTGCGCCACGTACCGCAAACAACTGGCTACAGCTGCAAGATGTATCGCGCAATAACCTAATTAATGTAAGTGTGCAATTTCCGTTAGGTGTTTTTACCAGCGTAACCGGGGTGTCGGGATCGGGTAAGAGTAGCCTTGTAAGCCAGGTATTGGTAGAGTTGGTTGCTAACCATTTAGGGCTTAAAATTGAGGTTGAGGCCGATGAAACCGAAAACCCTTTAGAACAAAACATAGTTGAAACCACCGGTGGTACTATTACCGATGGTATGCAGCATATAAAAAGGCTGGTAGTGGTAGACCAAAAACCTATTGGCCGCACGCCGCGCTCTAACCTTGCCACTTATACCGGATTGTTTGACCACGTACGCAAGTTATTTGCGGGTACAAAACTGGCTAAGTCAAGAAAGTATGATGCGGGGCGTTTTTCTTTTAATGTGGCTAAAGGCCGCTGTCCGCACTGCCAGGGCGAAGGGTTTGTTATGGTAGAGCTATTGTTTTTGCCAAGTGTATACACGCCTTGCCCCACCTGCCATGGCACCCGCTATAACCCTAAAACCTTAGAGGTTACCTATAAAGACAATAACATTGCCCAGGTATTGGGTATGACGGTAGATGCAGCCTGTACTTTTTTTGACGAAGTACCGCAAATATACCATGCGCTCGACGTGCTAAGGCAGGTAGGGCTGGGTTATTTACGCCTGGGGCAGTCGGCAACCGAATTATCCGGCGGCGAGGCGCAGCGCATTAAACTGGCTACCGAACTACAGCGCACGCAATATGGCAATACCCTATACATTCTTGACGAACCTACTACAGGGTTGCACCCATCGGATGTTGAAAAACTAATGATTCAGCTAAACGGACTGGTAGATGCCGGAAACACGGTTATAGTAGTAGAGCATGATATGCAGGTTATAGCCGCCAGCGACTGGGTAATCGACATTGGCCCTGGAGCAGGGGATAGGGGAGGTACTATTGTTGCCGCAGGCATACCAGCCGATATTGTTAAGGCTAAGGATAGCAGGACAGCACCTTATCTCGCGGGCTTTATATGA